The genomic segment TTGTCCGTAGTTATCGTGTCAATTCTTCCGGCTTCAAAATAAATTATTTCGTATGTTTTGGTCCTGTTTAGCAGAAGATAATCGACTTCAACTCCGGCGGAAAAATTGTCTGAAAAATAACGGGCTGTCAGCCCGAATGCGTTTCCCTGGCCTGAAGATTTTTTAAATGTCTCGCTGACGACCTGGTAGAATGAATTCCTCTCGGTGTATTTGTACTCGTAATCATAATCCATGAATTGAGACGTGAGTAACCCGGCGCCGAATGTGCCGGTGTTGAAATACAAAATGGCCGAATAAGGAGTTAGATTCGATTTGCTGTTCTGCGATACCGTCAGCATGCCCATCCTGTTGTTGTAGCTGTCGAAAATCGTGACGACTTCAGATTCTGTCGTGTAATTCATTCCGACGTTCACGGCAAAATAATATTTTCCGGGCACGGAGCAAGCCGGATTTATCAGAACATCCGTTGTGACTCCCGCTTGACCTCTTGCTGCGGTTTGGGTCATGCACTGATATATGGGTTTCCCGGTGTTCAGGTAATCTATGTATCCCCCGGAAAAGAGTACCGCCGGAAACAAAGCCAAGAATATGATGATAGGGCTTAATTTCATTTTTTTCTCCTTGGTTTATTTCTAAAACCTGTAGTCCATCAGAATGTATAAATAAAAATTCGATGAAACATCATCAAAACCGGCTCCGTTGTATAGCTGCCCGTCTGCAAAGTGGAGCTCTTCCGAGCCGTAATAGGGGCTGTATGAAAGATCATGCCTGACTTTGAACCGCAGGAAAATATTGTCGTTCAGCCTCTGCCGCGCCGCAAAATAAGTTTTGATGCCGTGACCATAGAGAAAATCTATCCCCATGTCTTCGAATTCCCACATGCTCATCTCTTCGCCGTTCCAGATGTCCATACCTCCGAGAACAGAAAATCCATCGTAGAATTTATGCTCGTATCTTCCCGACAGATAATAACCGGATATAATTTCAGAATTTCCTTTTCCTTCACGCTGAGAAAGCATGACCTGGCTTCTCGCCAAAGAAAACGAGATGTAATCGCTGTTTTGGAGGAAAAATCTGAGTGTCAGTTCTGTCTCGTTGGTCACGGAAGAACTGTAGTATGAAGGTTTTTGCAGTTTTTTGTTCTGCCACTTCTGCCTCAGCCTAAAACTCATTGGATAGGAAAACCTGTATTCAACCGTAGCCTGTGATCTGAAATTGTCCAAACCTGTAGCAAGATTTTTCCAAATGTCGACATACGCTTTGGTGATTGTCAGGCTTCTCGTTATCTGATAGCGTGTCTCGATATAAAATCCCTGTTCAGCTTTCGGAACGGGGTCGTATTGTAGGTATGAATAAACCGGGTTTAAAAGCCTGTAGGGTTTTTCAAATTCGGTGTCCTCAAAACGCCTTTGCTCGGCAAATCCTCTTGAGAAAGGATTGTCGTAACCTATGTCGTAGTGCCTGAAGATGAAGTCCAAGTATATGAATTCTTTTTGAACTCTCGATGAAATCAAATAAGCTTTCTTGCCGTTTTTCTGACCTGCTAACTCGCCTGACATCTGAAAAATTCCCGAAAAAACTGTTCTTGCGGATACTGAATAAGCCTGTCTTTGTTGTCCGGTCGAAGAGAGAAGGAAGTTTCCGTCTTCCAAGTTGTCTCTGTCTCCCGGTATGTCAAGGAGAGAAGTGTCCGGCAGAAAATATTTGTCGTATTCCAAAGCATAAAAATACGCTTCAACACATGTTCCGGGCAAATACTTGTCGAGTCTGAAGGAGATTCCCGCCCCTGCAAGCTTTTCGGTCAAATTTTCGGAATACTTTTCGATCTCCCAGGGAAATGAAAACAGAGCGAGTGCGGTGTCATCGGATGACAAAATCGCGTCTCGCTTTGAATAACTGACAAAAAGCAGGGGATAGGCGATATCCATGAAGTTAAGTTCCGCCGCCGCTCCTCTGAATCCGTATTGGCTGTTTGGGGTCAGAGCCGGGTATAAACCCCTGATCCTCTGAGTTGTCCTCGCTCTGAATTCCGAGGAATTGTCCATGAAAAGGCCTTCTGAGAGTGTCAATCTATAATCGCCTGCTATAAATTTTTGAACGAATCCCCAGTGTTCGAACAACACGTATCCTTGAAAGGTATTTTTACCTGCTTCTTCCGTATTGTATGCGGCGCCGGCTCTGAACCTGTCAGAATACCCTCCTTTCGCTGAAATTGAGGCGTTGAAATCTTCTTTTATCGACGAGATGCTCTGAAAGTCCGATTCCAAGGACATTCTAAGTGAATCAATCATACCCGGGGTCCAGCCGCTCAAAGTCAAATCTTCGTATATTGAAGATTCGATATCTTCCAACGCGCCTATTCTTTGCTCAAGTTCATTTTTGTAGTAATTTAAATCGCCTTCTTCATTCCGGAGGTTTTCCAATTCGCTTTTGTATCTGACAATACCCCAGTATCTGTCTTCTATTGAATCGTCGGGTTCGAAAACATAGTATCTGATGTTTCTGTAGCCGTAGGAAGACAGATTTTCAGTGTTTCTTAAATGGCTCAAGTACCTGTAATCACCCCATTTCTGTCTGTGGCTGACAATGGCGGACGCGTCTATCAAAGAAACTCCGTAAAGAGAATTCAATTGCTGAACAGTCGCTTTGTTCAGGTCGAGAGGGAAAAGAAGCAAATTCTCCCAGTAGTCAATTGCCGAATTTCCGGGGTCGTCTTCAGAAGCGAGACGGTCCTTGAGCTGGTCTATTCTGAGGTTTCTCCAATCGGCAGGCGCGAGGGGTGTAATCGAAAATTCCTTTAAAATGTCTGAATAGCTTTGGGGGTCCATATCCTTGACGTATATCAGATCCGTAAACGTCCTGAAAGAGCCGTGTTCGATTCTGTATTCGATAATGTTTTCCGCAATCGAGCTGTCGAGCGGAAGAGAATATAGTTCCTGCAGTGAAACCGAATTCAAATCTTTGCGTTTGATTTCTTCGGTTCCGGATATCAGAAATAAAATTATTAGATATATCACAATGTATAACCCATGGACATAATATGAGTGAAAGGAAGTATTGAATGCTGAACGATTGAATAATCGACCTCGAAATGAGCGTATTTAACCGTCAAACCCGCTGAAAATCTCACGGGTTCTGTCTGAATCCCCGCTCTTAGCAAGAGGTATTCTGAAACCCCGTATTCCTGGCCGAATGAAACTCTGAGGGGATATCCCATTTCCTGCCTGAAATCCAACGTGGTGTTGATGTTTTCTGCAGGGTGAAAAGCGACGCCAGCCCTAACCACGCGAGGGAGGTATTCTAGTGATTCTTTTCCGAGAGTCGGAGAATTCAAGTTTCTAACTGAGAACCCTATGTTCCATATCCCGTATAGAGTGCCGATTAATCCAGCGTCCAATCCAAGAGCGTAGGCGGAGCCGAACCTTTCCTGTTTGAGGGAATAAGCGTTTACAGAAGCTCCAGCGTAAAGGTATTCATTCATTATGACAGCGTGTGTCAGAGACAAATACAATTCTCTGTGAAGTTGGGCGTCGGACGACACCAAAAAGCTGTCGGCATTTCTGAACTCACCTTTCAGAGAAAGCCATCTGGCGTTGAGGGCGGTCGCTCCGAGAGGGTTTTCGAAAACGATAGAAGCGCCCGCTGAATTGATGAGTCCAAAAGGTTTTTTATAAAAAACCTTCATTTGTGTAGCCCGAAAAAAAGCTATCCCGGCTGGATTATAGACAGCTTCGAGGGGATCTGCAGGACAAGCCGTGACAGCTTCAGCCATGCCTTCGGCTCTGGGAGAAGTTTCGACGTCTTCAAAAACCGGCAGTATAAGAGACGGTATGAAGAGTCCAAAAAGGATTGAGTAAAAACATTTTTTCATATTTCACTCCAAAGGGGTTCCGACCACAAAAGGCCGATTAATTGATGTTTCTGAGCCGTCCGGCTTTTTGAAGGTGTAGTTAATAAAATATATCCCTATTGACGCTGAATTCCCATAATCTGTCAAGCCGTCCCATAGAATCAACTGAGGCCCGCTTGAAGTATTTTCGAGCAATGTTCTGACAAGCCTGCCTTCCATGTCAAATATGCGAAGCGCTATTCTTCCGCCCGTCGGAGAATTCAGGAAAATATTCAGAATCTCTCCCAAAGAGAAAGATATTGGATTTGGGTAAACGGTCATTTCCTGTTCTTCCGACACGGGACCAAAGTCGGCAATTTGAATATCCGGGATAATTCTCGGCAAAAGCTGGTAGCCTGAGGCGGGTGGATTGTCGTATGTGTATTGACCGATTATTCCGCAGACATTGATTATTTGGCTTGTCTGGAGACCTGAAAGGTCTATTCCGGCGTCATCGTTGACTCTGACACTGATCAAAGTGCGACCGTTTCTTACAGTGAAATCTTTTCCGGATCCGCTCTGCTGAGGGAGCGTGACCACAACAGCATTTGAAACTCGGGCTAGTCTTCCTTCGACGGTTTCGTAAAGTCCCTGATTCGATACCAGGTCCAAAGTGTCCGGAAGCGGTCTTTGAAAACCGATTTTCAGAACAGAATCGGGAGAAGAATAGACGATTTCTGTAACCCCGTTGTATTCCGTCACTACTCCCCTGACGACGACTTCAGTTCCGATTACAAATGAAACATTTCCTTCGTCTTCGGAAGAAAACACGTTGACACCTCCCGAAGCGTCCTCAATCCAAAAAGAAGTTTTGGTCGTTGATCCGTTGAAGACGCTTGAAGGTCCTGTAACAACACCCGCCACGACTACAAACTCGCCCTGGTGCGCTGAGCTGTAACCTCCTGAATCAGGCGACTGCGCGTCGGATATAGTCATGACAGACCAGACTTCCGGAGAGTCGTATATTTCCTGGAGATAGAAAGGATCATCAAGGGCTGTTTTTGTCTTCAGCGTGAATTTTCCGAAAGAGCCTGGGGCTGTCACGTTTTTAAAGACAATCCCGCAGATGCTGTCCGGAGGAAGGGAGAGGCCGCTGACGAAAACAACGAATTTTCTTGTCACTCCGTCTCCAGCTATGGAGTCGACGAAACCGGATTGTCCAACTTCGACATCTCCGACAGTTCCGCTCCAATGCCAAGCCGTGTCTGATAATTCAAAAGAAGCGAAATTAAGAGTGTCCATCTCGGCTTTTAATACTATGGTAATATCTCCGGTGGAAGATACCGGAACCGAGGAAAGGAAAGGTTCGGCGAAACCGCTTCCGTTACCGCCTTTTCTGATGTCGAAAAGGCCCCTCGGCATCAGTTGATAACCTGATGTGTATGGGGATGAAGGGGAATACTGGGATACGACTCCGGTTATGGAAAAACCGTCTTCCGGGACAGGTTTGCCGGCAATGTCGGATGCTTCTATTCGTAACTCGAAAGTTCCGGTTGGGTCTTGAATCGTCATATTCTGTCCGGTTTGGGGAAACACGGGAGACGTCCTCAGCAAATTATCTATTTTAACTAGCCGGCCTTCGAAATTTTCAACTCCACCGGTTCCCTCAAGAGAAAGCGTTGAGCAGGTGACAGTCAAAGGTTTTGGTTGTTGCGAGGGGTGAGGGCCAGAAACAATCGACGCAGGTGACAGTTCAGTCAGGCCGTTCCATTGGGTCACAGTCCCCTGAAAACTGGCGCTGTCTCCTATGGACAATCCTGACCCCGGGTTGTAAACGCATACTCCGGCGGTGTTGTCCTCAAGAAAATATTGTCCTCCCAATTCTCCCGCCACGGTCATAATTCCGGTGATGTTCACTGTCTCGCCGAGAAGAAGGGGAATTCCCTGGGAGTTGTTCTGCCGCAGAAGAGATATCGGTATCGTTCCGTCAGACCTGCTTACTAAAATTTCTGGAAAATCAGAAATAGGGGATAGGGCAGTGTCTGATTGAGAACCTGTGAAAACTTGAAGAGTTTCGACTCCTGAAACCCGAGGCGTTACGTCTGCGAGATTCAGAGTGCCGTTGAAAATCTGGTTTACGCAAGCGTTTTCTATGGAGAGTGTGTCTCCAGCAATGGTTAAAACCGCGTTCAGAAAGCCTGCGCCGGAAAAGGTGTGCGATCCCGTAAAGTCAAAAGTTTCTGGAATAATGATTCTGACACTGTTTATCTGCCCGAAATCAGTCGAAAAACGGATTGATAGATTTTCCGGCACGCCCTCCAGGAGCTGGTTTGGATATAGAGTCACTTTTCCGATTCCGGAGAATGACCTGTAAATGTCAAAATCTCCCCTGGGCTCAAGTTTGAAATCGTCGTAAGAATAGTTTAGAATTCCTACGATTGCCGCGAGCGTATCGTTGAGAGACGGCATAGTGTAACTTGCTTCATCGTTAACCCTACAAGGGCCTGATCCGTCGTCAATTTCCCACTCTCCATAACCGAGGGTCGTGTCGGTGACGACAGGATTCATCACGCCGACAAGTACACCTTCGTACATTTCAGCGGTGTCTGGATTCGAAGTCGCCAAAGCGCTCGTATTGACTATTGTAGGAGCCGGCAGGTCGCACCCTGAAGCGAGAACGGTCAGAGACGACACGTACCCTATTTCAGTTTTACCCCAGTACTCGGTCACTGTTCCAGTCACCCTGATCGAATCTCCAGTGTTTACAGTGTAATAAGTGGAATAAATTAGAATTCCGCTGTAAGGACCCAATGAATCCTGAATGTATATCGGGTCGTTTGTGAATGTTCCGTTCTGGACTGTGACTATTCCTGAAGTCGTCACCACAGAACCGATATACTGTCCGGTCGAATCCGATTGAATCTCCCTGATTCTGACGTCGGCAGATAAAGTAAAAACCCGCAGAACAAGGAAAATTAAAAAAAGACGGCGCATGTATGCCATTAAAAGCCTCCTTTGAGATTTTTACTTTATTTCGCTGACATTGTAGCCAGATTTATCGAATTTTCTGCCGCACTTCACGCATATGCAGGACTCATGCTTGTCTTTGTCAGTTGAAAATGTCAGGTTTGTTCCGCATTCACATATCCATCCCTTGATGCTTGCCGGAACACCCATGACAAGAGCATAGTCGGGCACGTCTTTGGTCACGACAGCTCCTGCTGCCA from the candidate division WOR-3 bacterium genome contains:
- a CDS encoding helix-hairpin-helix domain-containing protein, which produces MIYLIILFLISGTEEIKRKDLNSVSLQELYSLPLDSSIAENIIEYRIEHGSFRTFTDLIYVKDMDPQSYSDILKEFSITPLAPADWRNLRIDQLKDRLASEDDPGNSAIDYWENLLLFPLDLNKATVQQLNSLYGVSLIDASAIVSHRQKWGDYRYLSHLRNTENLSSYGYRNIRYYVFEPDDSIEDRYWGIVRYKSELENLRNEEGDLNYYKNELEQRIGALEDIESSIYEDLTLSGWTPGMIDSLRMSLESDFQSISSIKEDFNASISAKGGYSDRFRAGAAYNTEEAGKNTFQGYVLFEHWGFVQKFIAGDYRLTLSEGLFMDNSSEFRARTTQRIRGLYPALTPNSQYGFRGAAAELNFMDIAYPLLFVSYSKRDAILSSDDTALALFSFPWEIEKYSENLTEKLAGAGISFRLDKYLPGTCVEAYFYALEYDKYFLPDTSLLDIPGDRDNLEDGNFLLSSTGQQRQAYSVSARTVFSGIFQMSGELAGQKNGKKAYLISSRVQKEFIYLDFIFRHYDIGYDNPFSRGFAEQRRFEDTEFEKPYRLLNPVYSYLQYDPVPKAEQGFYIETRYQITRSLTITKAYVDIWKNLATGLDNFRSQATVEYRFSYPMSFRLRQKWQNKKLQKPSYYSSSVTNETELTLRFFLQNSDYISFSLARSQVMLSQREGKGNSEIISGYYLSGRYEHKFYDGFSVLGGMDIWNGEEMSMWEFEDMGIDFLYGHGIKTYFAARQRLNDNIFLRFKVRHDLSYSPYYGSEELHFADGQLYNGAGFDDVSSNFYLYILMDYRF